A genomic region of Deltaproteobacteria bacterium contains the following coding sequences:
- a CDS encoding LysR family transcriptional regulator, whose amino-acid sequence MAIDQLRRMGIFGTVVELRGFSEAARKLGLTRSAVSRQVALLETQLGVRLLHRTTRTLRLTEAGAGYYEACARILAEARAADESVRQLQSRPTGTLRVTGPVIGHRLIVPPLLAFMARYPEVKVDVLLDDHYLNLVEEGIDVGIRIGLTADVSLVARKVAPIRYVVCATPGYLKRRGTPKEPQDLAGHDWLIYSLLPSPRRLVFHRDGRRVTVRVNGRFTTNGGLAGWEALMAGAGITAMPSFYLADELRARRLRPLLEEYELKPSALYLVYPHREHLPTKVRLFVDFYAQQVATLLPAT is encoded by the coding sequence ATGGCCATCGACCAGCTTCGCCGCATGGGGATCTTCGGCACGGTGGTGGAGCTCCGGGGCTTCTCCGAGGCGGCCCGGAAGCTGGGCCTCACCCGATCCGCCGTGAGCCGGCAGGTCGCGCTGCTCGAGACGCAGCTCGGCGTGCGGCTCCTGCATCGCACGACGCGGACGCTTCGCCTGACCGAGGCGGGCGCCGGCTACTACGAGGCCTGCGCGCGCATTCTGGCCGAGGCGCGGGCGGCGGACGAGTCGGTGCGCCAGCTCCAGAGTCGGCCGACGGGCACGCTGCGCGTGACCGGCCCGGTGATCGGTCATCGGCTGATCGTTCCGCCCCTCCTCGCGTTCATGGCGCGCTATCCCGAGGTGAAGGTGGACGTCCTGCTCGACGACCACTACCTGAACCTGGTGGAGGAGGGGATCGACGTCGGGATCCGCATCGGGCTCACGGCCGACGTCAGCCTGGTGGCCCGCAAGGTGGCGCCCATTCGCTACGTGGTCTGCGCCACGCCGGGGTACCTGAAGCGGCGGGGCACGCCGAAGGAACCCCAGGACCTCGCGGGCCACGACTGGCTCATCTATAGCCTGCTCCCGTCGCCGCGCCGCCTCGTCTTCCACCGCGACGGGCGGCGCGTGACGGTGCGCGTGAACGGGCGCTTCACCACGAACGGGGGGCTCGCCGGCTGGGAGGCGCTGATGGCGGGGGCGGGGATTACGGCCATGCCGAGCTTCTATCTGGCGGACGAGCTGCGTGCGCGCCGGCTGCGCCCGCTCCTCGAGGAGTACGAGCTGAAGCCCTCGGCGCTCTACCTGGTCTACCCGCATCGGGAGCACCTGCCGACCAAGGTGCGCCTCTTCGTGGATTTCTACGCGCAGCAGGTGGCGACGCTGCTGCCCGCGACGTGA
- a CDS encoding YceI family protein, whose amino-acid sequence MRTHRTSRATLLTACAAGLLATQAHAADSYQLDPSHTTVLFRATHFDIGVVYGMFRNVTGKFSLDEKKPAESSVTIEVDADSVYTNEKKRDTHLKSPDFLNVKVNPKITFTSTKVKKAGKGYAVTGDLVLAGVTKSVTVKLTKLGQGKDPWGKERLAFEGTFSVKLSDFKVKGVPKVVGDTITLTLATEGIKQ is encoded by the coding sequence ATGAGAACGCATCGAACCTCTCGCGCCACCCTCCTCACCGCGTGCGCCGCCGGCCTTCTCGCCACGCAGGCCCACGCCGCCGACAGCTATCAGCTCGACCCGTCGCACACGACGGTGCTCTTCCGCGCCACGCACTTCGACATCGGGGTGGTCTACGGCATGTTCCGGAACGTCACCGGCAAGTTCAGCCTCGACGAGAAGAAGCCGGCGGAGAGCTCGGTGACGATCGAGGTGGACGCCGACAGCGTCTACACCAACGAGAAGAAGCGCGACACGCACCTCAAGAGCCCCGACTTCCTGAACGTGAAGGTGAATCCGAAGATCACCTTCACCAGCACGAAGGTGAAGAAGGCGGGCAAGGGCTACGCCGTCACGGGTGACCTCGTGCTGGCGGGCGTGACCAAGTCCGTGACGGTCAAGCTGACCAAGCTCGGCCAGGGCAAGGACCCCTGGGGCAAGGAGCGCCTCGCCTTCGAGGGCACCTTCTCGGTCAAGCTGAGCGACTTCAAGGTCAAGGGGGTGCCCAAGGTGGTGGGGGACACGATCACGCTCACGCTCGCCACCGAGGGGATCAAGCAGTAG